GATTTTTCTTTCCAGGAGAATGCTTCTGATGAGACAGGAAAGACATTGGTTCAGACAGCAGATGGCTGGGTTGATGCTGGAACACGTAGCCAGTGCCTGAACATTTCTTTAAAAACAAGTGATGTGGCAGACAAGAATGCAGATGTTGTGGCTGCAGATGCAACAGATGACTCAGATACAGTTACAGATGAGCCTCAGAATGATATAGATGCAGCGGACGTGCAGGATGACCAGAGTGTTTCAGAGGCAGAAGAGAATGCTCAGGAAGAGAACGCAGATGCTATCGATTCCTATTCCAATGAGGAAAACGGAATTGCACTTACAGCAGCAAATCCAATTGAGATTACAGAGGATATGATTGAGTTGGTTTCCAATGCAACCGCATCTTCTGACGGAAGTGAAGTCCGCCCAATCATTAAAGTAACTTATCAGGGAACTGTTCTGGAAGAAGGAACAGATTACACCTGTTCGGTAAAAAAATTAAGTGGGAACTCCTGGAGTGATGTTGGAACAGAAGCCCAGATTGTAGTAAACGGTATGGGCAGCTATACAAGCTATGCAACCTGTAATTACCGTGTATGTGCTGACATTGCAACGCAGCTTGATGTTTCTGAGACATTACCGGCACAGACTTACACAGGTTCTGCAATCACTTTAAATTCCTTGTACACCATTCATTCAGATTCTAACTTAACAGCAGAGGATCTGAATGTAGAATACAAAAACAACCTGAATGCGGGGGAAGCAACCGTAACAATCAGCCCAAAGACAAGCACAGACTTTGGTGGAAAGATTGAGAAAACTTTCACAATCAATAAAGTAGATATCAGCACTTTGCCAGAATCCGCTTTTTCTTATGATAAGAAAGTTGTTTATAATCCGACTGCGTCCGTTACACCACCAACGGTAACCGTCAGCTATAATAACAACACACTTTCTGCCGGCGCGGATTACAAGGTGACAGCATCCGGGTTTGACAAAGCCGGAAATGCAACCATCACATTAGATGCAGATAACGGCACCAATGATGTGAAGAACTATACCGGAAAGAAGAGCCTGTCTGTAACCGTAGATCCATGCTCCTTGTCAGGGTCTAACATTACTGTTACATTAGACAACACAAAATTCACTTATACAGGTTCTTCCATTACGCCAGGTACCATTGTGATGAAATATGGCGATACCACCATCTATGAAAAAGGTGATAACAAGTCTTTATTCAAGGTTACCTACAAAGATGCAAACGGAGGAACAAACACCACAGATTATGGTGTGATTACCGGTACAATCGAACCAACGGATACCAATACAAATTATACCGGAGCCAAAACTTTTACATACGAAATTACCAAGACAACATTAAGCTCTGACAACATCGAGCTGACGCATGATGATTCGAAGAACTATAACAATGCAGCATTGGTTCAGTATGCAAAAGATAATGGACTTCTTGCAGTAAAACTGTTAAGCGGCTCCACAGCAGTAACATTAGACAGCGATGAAGTAACACTGAAAGATAAGAATACCGGACATGTGTTGACAAGTTCTGATTTTTCAACCAACTATCAGTACAACAGATCGGTGTCAACCTCAAGTGCTAGAGCCCAGGTGACATTTACCGGAAAAGGCAATTATACCGGAAGCATGACCGTAAGCTTCCTGATTGCACAGGATATCAGTACCTTGAAAAACATTCCAACTTCTTTTGACCCACTTCCATATAAAGGAAATGGCAAGGAAGTAACTTATGCGGAAGGCGCAGTTGTCATCAAGAACGATGACAGTGAAATCCTGACACAGGGAGAAGACAGCAGTGCCGATTACACCGTAGAATACAGCAACAATACCGCAATTGGAACCGCTACCTACAAGATTATCGGTAACGGAAATGTGACATCCAAGGGATGTTTCGTTGGAAGTGTTGAAAGACCCTTCACAATTACCAAGAAAAACCTTGCGGACGAGGATGTTGTTGTAACAATTAATCCGGTGGATTATAAAGAAGGAACAACAGAGACGGTTTTGAACTACGACCAGATTGAGGTAAAATACGGGGAGGAAACACTCCAGGGTGGAGCAAGCCGTGATTACATCATTCAGGGCTATGAAGGAAATCATAAATGTGGAACTGCGTATGTAACGTTACAGGGTGTTGGTGACAATTATACCGGAACCAAGACAGTTGAATTCCAGATTCGCGGAAAAGAAATCACAGCAGCAAATGGATATTCCGTTGAAGTGACAAACTACACTTACACAGGTGGAAATATCATCCCGGAGATTACAGTAATAAAGGATAAGGGATTGCCAACAGAGGCTAAGTTAGACCGAAAGAATTATACAATCTCCTATCAGCAGAACGGTGCTTCTGCAACACCGCAGGATGTTGGGGAATATGACATCATTGTAAGTGGAAATAATGACAACAATTATACCGGTACTTTGACAGGAAGCTTTAGCATTTTACAAAGACCGGTGAATGACACAAAGATTACACAGAATCAGATTTCAGCATCTGCGTATTCTTTTACTGGAAATCAGGTAAAACCAAAAATCGTCTTAAGCCATGAATTGAGTGGTTCCACGATAAAACTGGTGGAAGGCACTGATTATACAGTAGCATATGAGAATAACGTAAATGCAGGAGAGGATACCGCAAAGGCAATTGTTACCGGAATGGGCAACTATTCTGGAACACGTGAAATCACCTTTAGTATTGCGAAAAAGAGCTTAAAAGAAGCCGATGTTGTAATCGAGCCGGTTGGCGTGCAGGCTTATACAGGAAAAGCAATTAAGCCAAAACCAACGGTAACACTTGGCGATTATGAGTTAAAAGAAGGCGTTGATTTTGAATATTATTATTCTTCTAACAACGTTGAGATTGGAACAAACAAAGCGAAAGTAGGAATCAGAGCGATAGATGGAGGAAACTTCCAGTTAACCAAGGAAGTGACATTCTCGATTCAGGCATCCATCAGTGCAAACTTTAATATGGAATTTACAAATCCAGTCGATGAGTCCAACGAATATTTCTATACAGGTTCTGCAATCAGACCGGGAGTGAAACTTGAAAGTGATGATGGTGCAATACTTCGTCAGGGAACCGATTATGTTGTGACATACAGTGACAACACTAACGCAGGGGTTGCAAAAGTTTTGGTAAGAGGTATTGGAAGTTATACAGGTTCGATTGAAAGGACCTTTACCATCAAACCAGTAGAGATGGAAGATGTTATGGTAAATCTTACGAATGCAAGCAATACATTCACCTACACAGGTAGTCAGATTATGCCGACAATCCGTTCTATCACGTATGGTAACTATACACTTGCATCCAATGATACCTACAATGTTGCTTATGGAGCAAACACCAATGTGGCAGATGGAGGAACCATTTCCATTACTTCCACAGGAAATAACTTTACCGGAACAAAAGAAGTTGCATTTACTATTGCACCAAAAGATATCAGCAAGAGTGAAACCGCATTTGCAAATGATATCGTATTATCTGCAAATGATGAGACAGTAGCTTCCATTCCAACACAAAGTTATACGGGAACAACCATTACACCAGATATTAAACCTCAATATAAAGTGTCTGCTACGGATACAAAGGCATTGGTACTGAATACAGACTACACGGTATTGATTGAGAACAACATTGATCCGGGTGTTGCAACGATGACCTTTACCGGTACAGCAAACTATACCGGAACCGTAAAACAGAACTTTACCATTGCAAGAGATATCTCTGGTGCAACAGTAGAAGGCATTGAGGAGACCTATCCTTATACCGGAAACGAGATTAAAGTAGAAGATAACTTAAAAGTATCACTGGATGGCTCGGATGGAGATCCGTATCAGTTAAATGCAGCTGACTATAACGTAACTTACAAAGATAACGTAAAAGCAGGAACAGCAACCGTTACCATTTCTGGTAATGAGAAGAACTTCTATACAGGTTCTATTGAAAAAACATTCAAAATCAAAGCCAACTTTGGGGATGATTCCACAACAGTAGCTGAGATTGAGGATGTACCAAGAGATCCGTCCGACAATAGCGGAAAGACGTATCACCCAGAGACTCTTGAGATTACCTGCGGTGGAAATACATTTAACAACGCAGAATCGAACGAGAACTATGATGTAACATACGAAAATGATACAAAGATTGGAACAGCAACTCTTACACTTACCGGTAAAGGAGAATTCTATGAAGGAACCAAGACGGTAACGTATGATATCGTTCCGGCAAATTCAACCTTTAAGGTAGTATACAAGAATGACGAGAAGATTCCAGACCAGAAATTCTGTGGAAAAGAGATTACATTTGACCCAGAATCTGAGGATTTCCCATTTACGGTATATTATGTAGAGGAAGATGGAACAACCGAACGTGAGTTAGTCTACGGAAAAGACTACGAATTGAAATACAACAACAACGTGAATGCAAATGTCACACTTCAGGATGATGGTTCATTCCAGGATGCAGCGACAAAGGCAGAGGTTGTGATCAATGGTATTGGAAAATACAAACATGATAACAAGAAGACCTGTACCTTCACAATTCTGCCGTTACTGTTAAATGATCTTGTGATTAACGATTCCAAATTTCTCCCAGAAGGAAGTGAGGATGTCATTGGTCCAAGAGAGTATACAGGAAAAACGGTGACTCCTTCCGAAATCCAGATTCAGAATGTGGATGCCGAGACAGGAGATGTTATCTACACCTTAACAAAAGAGGATTACACCTTAACACCTGAGACAAAACTTACCGGTGAAGATGGCTCCGTTGTAAAGACATATACATACGAAGCAGGTTCTAAGACAGCATGTGTAACCATCAAGGGAAATGGTCAGAACTGCATTGGCACCAAGACCATCGAATATGATATTGCACAGATGGATATCGCAAAGACAAAGATTACCACAACTGCACAGGAGTACACAGGCTATGCATTACAGCCAGATGTACAGGTGGTAAATCCACTCAATGACAATGCGGTATTAGTACTGAATGAAGATTACTACTTAGTGTATGAGAACAATGTAGATGCCGGAGTGGCAACTGTCCGTGTAGAAGCAAATGACACAGACGGACATAACTTCAAAGGCACCGTTGAGACAACATTTAAGATTAATCCGATTGCAATTACAGCATCTTCTATTACGGTAGACGAGATTCCAAGCCAGGATTATTCAGGAGCAGGAGTGACACCGGACGTTGCAATCAGCTATACAGATCCACAGGGAGTGGTAAATGCACTTCATGAGGGAACAGACTACGAGTTGTCCTATGCAAACAATACAAAAGCAGGAACAGCACGTGTTATCATCGCCGGAAAAGGTAACTTTACCGGAACAACAGCAAAACCATTTACGATTAATCCATGTAACATCGAAGACAATGTGAACATTACAATTGATCCGATTGGCAATCAGGCATATACCGGAAGCAACATTACACCAAATGTAACCGTACGTGACCGTGATTACCAGATGAAATCTGGTGTGGATTACACCGTAACTTATACGAACAACAAAGAACTTGGAATTGCAACTGCAACCGTAGTTGGAAAAGGCAATTACAAAGGTTCACTTTCAACAACCTTCCAGATTGCAAGTGATATTTCAAAAGCAGTGATTGGAAATGGAGTTGCAAAGGAGTATACTTATACTGGAATCGAGATTTGCCCGGTACCATCGAATGTACACATTGGAACTACAAACTTAGTTGCAGGTACCGATTACACCGTATCCTATGAGGAGAATATAAATGCCGGAACCGGTAAAGTCATTCTTTCCGGTATGGGAACTTATGGTGGTACCTTAGAACAGGAATTCACAATCAAACAGAAAGATATTTCAGATTCAGATGTGAAGATGACCGGTTATACCGACAAAGCAACTTACACAGAAACAGAAGTGACCTTACCAATTGGATTTACATATGGTACAATGACATTAGAGCAGGATACCGATTTTGCAATTTCCTATACAGATAACTTCGCATTAGGAACTGCATACTTTGAGGTTGTCGGACTTGGAAACTATACAGGAACCATCACAAAGAGATTTGAGATTGTGAAGAAGAGTGTGGATGACAGTGATATTACCGTCACAGATATGTCTTCTACCTACACTTATGAGGGCGAAGAGATTGCACCGGTTCCTACTTTGAATAATGGTGATGAGAAGATGACACCGGATATTGATTACACAGTTGCTTATGAAAATAACAACGGTGTAGGTGTTGCAACCATGACCATCACAGGTATTGGAAGATATCAGGGAACACGCGAAGTAAAATATAACATTTTACGTAAGAGTGTGGTAAACTGTAAGACATCCAGTGTTGGAACCCAGATTTATACAGGATCTGACATTGAACCTACTGTTACAGTAAAAGATGGTGAGAAGGACCTTGTAAAAGGAACAGATTACACCATCATGTATGCAAATAACAGAAAGTCAGGAAGTGGATCTGTTATCATCGCCGGAAAAGGCAACTATACGGTAACCAAGACCGTTCGTTTTGATATCAGACCAGGCGGAACAAGCAGTTTCATGGTCAATGCAACAACAAATGATTCCATCGGACTTGCATGGGGCGCACAGGGTGTTGTGACCGGTTACGAGATTTATCGTGCCGACGCAAGTGGTAATTACACCAGAATCGCCCGTACCAGAGGAACCAGCTACACAGACAAAGGTCTTAATGCAGGAACAGCTTACACTTACAAAGTGAGAGCATATCTTGTGACAGATGATGAGACTTATTACAGCAATTTCTCTGACGGAGTTACAGGAACAACGAACAACTAGTGGAAAAGTGGAACTGATTTATGACAGAAAAGTATACGATAGGTGAATTTGAATTTGATACCTATAAAGAATACAAAAAAGGGCTTGCGGATGTTCAGATGATTTACTACATTACACATAATGTAGACATCTACAATCCGCAGACAGCCCTGCGTCTGTACAATATGATAAAGGAAGAAAAAATTGAACTGCATAGTGTAATAGGCGAATGTTTCTACAATGATTTAGTAGATATTGTCATGAATCATACAGGCTCCCTGTTAAAATGGAAGACAGAGATGCCGGTTCCGGAAAAAGAGAAAGAAACTACAAATATAAATGTAGATAAACCCAAAAAGATTTTGGGGATTATCTGTCTGGTGGCAGCGTGTATCTGTTTTATCTTTTATTTTTGGACAGAGTACACGAATCATGAGGGAGAGAGGATTGCGGATGACCTTCGTCAAATGAAGCAGGAGGGCTCGGCAGGACTGGTTTCCAATGATGGCTATGTGGCACCACAGCAGGATAGCACACAAAGCACCGAGACAGATGGCACCGCAGAGACGCAGCCGTTAACGATTTTGCCGGAGTATCAGGCAATTTACAATGAAAACCCGGATTTTGTGGGTTGGTTAACCATTGATGGAACCAACATTGACTATCCGGTTATGCAGACAGTTTCAGACCCCACCTTTTATCTAAGGCGGAATTTTAATAAAGAAGAAGATAACAATGGAACACTTTTCGTTGATTATCGGGACAGCATTACACAAAGAAGTACCAATCTTATCATTTACGGACACAACATGAAAAGTAAAATGATGTTTGGCCAGCTAAAAAGTTATCAGGATGCATCCTTTTTCCAGGAACATAAGAACATCAAGTTCGATACTATCTATGAGAAAGGAACTTATCAGGTATTTGCAGTCTGCCTGGCAGAAGTGGAATATCAGGATGAGAATGCATTTCGGTATTATAATTTCACACAGGCGGATTCGCAGGAAGAATTTGATAATTTTATCCAGAACATCCGTCAGTTGGCAGTTCAATATGAAGATGGTGTGGCTTCGTATGGTGACGAACTGTTAACACTCTCTACATGCAATAATTATACCGAGGACGGACGATTATTTGTTGTAGCGAAAAAATGCATGGATGCAGAATAGAGAAATCTATTTGTAAATAAAGGAATATAGGGAGAGATGAAAGATGAAGTATCGTTTAAAGAGAAGAATCGGAATGATTTTAATTCTTGCAATGCTCGTGGTAATGGTTATCCCAGGTGATATCAGTTTTGCCTCTGCGGACACAGACGGTTTCGTAATTGAGAATGGTACATTGGTTCAGTACATCGGAACTGAGAATGCCATCACGATTCCGGGTGAAGTAACAAGCATTGGAGAAGGAGCATTCCAGAACACAAGCATCACAAGCGTATCGATACCAGATAGTGTAACAAGTATCGGAGTATCCGCATTTGCCGGTTGTACAAACTTAACGAGTGTTACAATTCCGGCAAGCGTTGTCAGCATTGGAACAAGCGCATTTGCACTTTGCTCAGGTATGACAAGTGTCACAGTACTTGCCTCCACCGCAATACCGGCAAACTGTTTTACCGGATGTGGAAGCTTATCCAGTGTGACATTGTCGGGCGGAATTTCTGCGATTGAATCCGAAGCATTCAAAAACTGTTCCGGTTTGACAAGTTTTGCAATTCCGGCAGCAACATCCCGCATTGCGAGTGATGCATTTGATGGATGTACAGAGTTAGTTGCAATTAACGCAGATGCATCAAGCAGCTTTTTTGTAACTTATGACGGATGTCTGTATGGAAAAACGATGCTGAACTTATTAAGATGTCCACAGGGAAAGACAAGCATTAGTGTTTACAGTGGTGTGACCACAATTGCGGGCGGAGCTTTTTATGGCTGTAAAATTGGAACAGTCGTTCTTCCGGCAAGCTGTACACAGATTGCAACAAACGCATTTGAAGGAAGCGATATCAGTACCTTGAAGATTGGTTCAGGTTCTGCAACAATCGGAGACCAGACAGGATGGAACATTTCTGCGATTGAAGTTCCGGCAGGAACAACTGCGGAAGCACTCCAAAGCGGCGGATATGGTGATATTATGACTGTGACCGGTGGTGGCAGCAATGGTGGTAATAACGGCGGAACGAATGGCGACAATAATGGTGGAACCAACGGTGACAATAATGACGGAACCAATGGTGGTTCTGGTAATGGAAACGGCGCAAATGGTGGTACTAACGGAACCAATGGCGGAACGAATGGTGGAACCAACGGCGGTACAACCGGCGGAAGTGGAACCAATGGTGGTAATGTAACAGTATCCGGAACGAACGGTGGAAGTGGTTCTACAAGAGGAACAACCGTAACCGTCAGCGCAGATGGAACAACCGTAACACACGTAAAAGATGACACACCAACAACCGGACCGGCAACAAATGCAAAATGCATTTTCTGTCTTGGTGTTATCTTAATTGGTGTTTACCTTATCTTAAGCAGTAAAAAACAAGAGTATCAGGAAGCAATCTCCCAGTAAATCCTTTTGATACAGATGAGAATAGAACGGTGGGTTATCGTACTAAGATGTATGATAACCCACCGTTTTTGGTGCAGAGCAATTGCCTATCTAAAAATGAAAAAGGTCTTGACAACCTACGCCAGGGAATCTATAATAATTAAGCATGTGTGTTAATAGATACATATCTAGACGCACATTAGGAAAAACTACAGGAGGTGAAAATAATGCCAACATTTAACCAGTTAGTAAGAAAAGGACGTCAGACATCTGTTAAGAAGTCTACAGCACCAGCACTTCAGAAGGGTTACAACTCTTTACAGAAGAGACCTATCGATGCTTCTTCTCCACAGAAGAGAGGTGTATGTACAGCTGTTAAGACAGCTACTCCTAAAAAACCTAACTCAGCTCTTAGAAAGATCGCCAGAGTTCGTCTTTCAAACGGAATCGAAGTAACATCTTACATTCCAGGAGAAGGTCACAACTTACAGGAACATAGTGTTGTTCTTATCAGAGGTGGTCGTGTTAAGGACTTACCAGGTACAAGATATCACATTATCCGTGGTACACTTGATACAGCTGGAGTTGCTAACAGAAAACAGGCTCGTTCAAAATACGGCGCTAAGAGACCAAAAGATGCTAAATAAGATATTGTAAAATATTTTGATTAGCAAACCAATAGTATCACAAAACAGAACTAGAGGTTTAGTGTTGGAATTATTGTCGCTTATGAGATAAAATCCGCACGAACACATTTTAGAAAGACACATTGTGAGTACCGTTGAATTAATCGAAATGAAGTAACTTGCGCAACGAAAATTGCGCTACGCAAGCAAATGCGAAACTTGAGTTTCGTATAGTAAAAAATGATTAAGGAGGGAAGAACCGTGCCACGTAAAGGACATACTCAGAAAAGAGACGTATTAGCAGATCCAATGTACAATAACAAGGTAGTTACTAAGCTTGTCAATAACATTATGTTAGATGGTAAGAAAGGTGTAGCTCAGAAGATTGTATACGGAGCTTTCAAAAGAGTAGAGGAGAAAATGGAAAGACCTGCTCTTGAAGTATTCGAAGAATGCATGAACAACGTTATGCCTGTTCTTGAAGTAAAGGCAAGACGTATCGGTGGTGCAACATATCAGGTACCTATCGAAGTAAGACCAGATCGTCGTCAGGCATTAGCTCTTCGTTGGCTTACAACTTATTCTCGTAACAGAGGAGAGAAGACAATGGAAGAAAGACTTGCAAACGAGATCATGGATGCAGCAAACAATACAGGCGCATCTGTAAAGAAGAAAGAAGATATGCACAAAATGGCAGAAGCAAACAGAGCTTTCGCACATTACAGATTCTAATTTTTTCACAAAGATTGCAATTCAAAATCTGCGAGGCAGATTCTGTGTAAACAGTTTCGGCTTGCAGATTTTTGCATAGTAAGTTAAGGAGGAAAATCCGTTGGCTGGAAGAGAATATCCATTAGAGAGAACCAGAAATATCGGTATTATGGCTCATATTGATGCTGGTAAAACAACAACAACAGAGCGTATTCTTTACTATACCGGTGTTAACTATAAAATCGGTGATACTCATGAAGGTACTGCTACCATGGACTGGATGGAACAGGAGCAGGAAAGAGGTATCACAATCACTTCAGCAGCTACAACATGTCACTGGACTTTGGAAGAGTTTGCAAAACCAAAGCCAGGTGCTTTAGAGCATCGTATCAACATCATTGATACTCCAGGACACGTAGACTTTACAGTAGAGGTAGAACGTTCACTTCGTGTACTTGATGGCGCCGTTGGTGTCTTCTGTGCAAAAGGTGGTGTAGAACCTCAGTCAGAGAACGTATGGCGTCAGGCTGACACATACAATGTACCACGTATGGCATTCATCAATAAGATGGATATCTTAGGTGCAGACTTCTACGGAGCTGTTGATCAGATTCGTACAAGATTAGGTAAAAACGCTATCTGTCTTCAGTTACCAATCGGTAAAGAAGACGATTTCAAAGGAATCATCGACTTATTCGAGATGAAAGCTTATATCTACAATGATGATAAGGGTGATGATATCACTGTTACTGATGATCTTGGTGACATGAAAGAAGACGCTGAACTTTATCACAATGAATTAGTAGAAAAAGTTTGCGAATTAGATGACGACTTAATGATGCAGTATCTGGAAGGTGAAGAACCAACCGTTGAAGAAATGAAAAAAGTATTGAGAAAAGCTACATGCGAATGTACAGCTGTTCCAGTATGTTGTGGTTCTGCTTACAGAAACAAAGGTGTTCAGAAATTATTGGACGCTATCATCGAATACATGCCAGCTCCAACAGACATCCCACCAATCAAGGGTGTTGATATGGACGGTAATGAAATTGAGAGACATTCATCTGATGATGAACCATTCTCTGCTTTGGCATTTAAGATTATGACTGACCCATTCGTAGGTAAGTTAGCATTCTTCAGAGTTTACTCTGGTACAATGAACTCCGGTTCTTATGTATTAAATGCAACAAAAGACAAAAAAGAACGTGTTGGCCGTATCTTACAGATGCACGCTAACAAACGTCAGGAATTAGACAAAGTATATGCTGGTGATATCGCAGCTGCTGTAGGTTTCAAATTTACAACAACTGGTGATACAATCTGTGATGAACAGCATCCAGTAATCTTAGAGTCCATGGAATTCCCAGAACCAGTTATCGAGCTCGCTATCGAGCCTAAGACAAAAGCTGGACAGGGTAAAATGGGTGAAGCTCTTGCAAAACTTGCAGAAGAAGATCCTACATTCCGTGCTCATACAAATACGGAAACTGGTCAGACAATCATCGCTGGTATGGGTGAGCTTCACCTTGAAATTATCGTAGATCGTCTTCTTCGTGAGTTCAAAGTAGAAGCTAACGTTGGTGCTCCTCAGGTAGCATACAAAGAAGCCATCACAAAAGCGGTTGATATTGATAGTAAGTACGCAAAACAGTCCGGTGGACGTGGTCAGTACGGACACTGTAAAGTTAGATTTGAGCCAATGGATGCCAACGGAGAAGAATTATTCAAATTCGACTCTACTGTTGTCGGTGGTGCTATTCCTAAGGAATACATCCCAGCAGTTGGTGAAGGTATCGAAGAAGCAACACAGGCTGGTATCCTTGGTGGATTCCCAGTAGTTGGTGTACACGCTACTGTTTACGACGGTTCTTATCATGAAGTCGATTCTTCCGAAATGGCATTCCACATTGCTGGTTCCCTTGCATTCAAGGAAGCTATGCAGAAAGCAGCTCCAGTTCTTCTTGAGCCAATCATGAAGGTTGAAGTAACAATGCCAGAAGAGTACATGGGAGATATCATCGGTGATATCAACGCTCGTCGTGGACGTATCGAAGGTATGGATGACCTTGGCGGCGGTAAGATTGTTCGTGGATTCGTTCCTCTTGCAGAGATGTTCGGATACTCAACAGACTTACGTTCTAAGACACAGGGTCGTGGTAACTACTCAATGTTCTTCGAGAAATACGAGCCAGTACCTAAGTCCGTACAGGAAAAAGTTTTAGCTGAAAAAAATAAATAATTTTTGAAAAGTTAAGACAAGCATGGTTTTATGTAAACCATTCCAAAACAAATTTAAAAAAATAATAGAGTTTCCGCAAATTGTGGGGACTCTATTAGAAAAATAACTTGAAAAACCTTTGATTTTTTTATATAATCAGAGATAGCCGAGTTATATAAATTCAAAAACTATAGCCCAACAGAGGCATCAATTTAAGGAGGATATTCAAAATGGCAAAAGCTAAGTTTGAAAGAACAAAACCACATTGTAATATCGGTACCATCGGTCACGTAGATCATGGTAAAACAACTTTAACAGCAGCTATCTCTAAAGTTTTAGCAGCTAGAGTTGCTGGTAACGAAGCAACAGATTTCGAAAACATCGA
This genomic window from Roseburia sp. 831b contains:
- a CDS encoding fibronectin type III domain-containing protein, coding for MYKDVKEKFSWKTMKKVLAVVVSICLVVTIVQLPGITAHAEDGVVYHDYWNSAEGEKSAVEEKTVAAMFTINQNTDGAEQLESVAFDLQKNIALDATSANKATATVYVNPTNANDPTSGTYLCQVEGQGNLDEGTNRIQLNATQAALAQGTVVAVVVGLNGDDFSFQENASDETGKTLVQTADGWVDAGTRSQCLNISLKTSDVADKNADVVAADATDDSDTVTDEPQNDIDAADVQDDQSVSEAEENAQEENADAIDSYSNEENGIALTAANPIEITEDMIELVSNATASSDGSEVRPIIKVTYQGTVLEEGTDYTCSVKKLSGNSWSDVGTEAQIVVNGMGSYTSYATCNYRVCADIATQLDVSETLPAQTYTGSAITLNSLYTIHSDSNLTAEDLNVEYKNNLNAGEATVTISPKTSTDFGGKIEKTFTINKVDISTLPESAFSYDKKVVYNPTASVTPPTVTVSYNNNTLSAGADYKVTASGFDKAGNATITLDADNGTNDVKNYTGKKSLSVTVDPCSLSGSNITVTLDNTKFTYTGSSITPGTIVMKYGDTTIYEKGDNKSLFKVTYKDANGGTNTTDYGVITGTIEPTDTNTNYTGAKTFTYEITKTTLSSDNIELTHDDSKNYNNAALVQYAKDNGLLAVKLLSGSTAVTLDSDEVTLKDKNTGHVLTSSDFSTNYQYNRSVSTSSARAQVTFTGKGNYTGSMTVSFLIAQDISTLKNIPTSFDPLPYKGNGKEVTYAEGAVVIKNDDSEILTQGEDSSADYTVEYSNNTAIGTATYKIIGNGNVTSKGCFVGSVERPFTITKKNLADEDVVVTINPVDYKEGTTETVLNYDQIEVKYGEETLQGGASRDYIIQGYEGNHKCGTAYVTLQGVGDNYTGTKTVEFQIRGKEITAANGYSVEVTNYTYTGGNIIPEITVIKDKGLPTEAKLDRKNYTISYQQNGASATPQDVGEYDIIVSGNNDNNYTGTLTGSFSILQRPVNDTKITQNQISASAYSFTGNQVKPKIVLSHELSGSTIKLVEGTDYTVAYENNVNAGEDTAKAIVTGMGNYSGTREITFSIAKKSLKEADVVIEPVGVQAYTGKAIKPKPTVTLGDYELKEGVDFEYYYSSNNVEIGTNKAKVGIRAIDGGNFQLTKEVTFSIQASISANFNMEFTNPVDESNEYFYTGSAIRPGVKLESDDGAILRQGTDYVVTYSDNTNAGVAKVLVRGIGSYTGSIERTFTIKPVEMEDVMVNLTNASNTFTYTGSQIMPTIRSITYGNYTLASNDTYNVAYGANTNVADGGTISITSTGNNFTGTKEVAFTIAPKDISKSETAFANDIVLSANDETVASIPTQSYTGTTITPDIKPQYKVSATDTKALVLNTDYTVLIENNIDPGVATMTFTGTANYTGTVKQNFTIARDISGATVEGIEETYPYTGNEIKVEDNLKVSLDGSDGDPYQLNAADYNVTYKDNVKAGTATVTISGNEKNFYTGSIEKTFKIKANFGDDSTTVAEIEDVPRDPSDNSGKTYHPETLEITCGGNTFNNAESNENYDVTYENDTKIGTATLTLTGKGEFYEGTKTVTYDIVPANSTFKVVYKNDEKIPDQKFCGKEITFDPESEDFPFTVYYVEEDGTTERELVYGKDYELKYNNNVNANVTLQDDGSFQDAATKAEVVINGIGKYKHDNKKTCTFTILPLLLNDLVINDSKFLPEGSEDVIGPREYTGKTVTPSEIQIQNVDAETGDVIYTLTKEDYTLTPETKLTGEDGSVVKTYTYEAGSKTACVTIKGNGQNCIGTKTIEYDIAQMDIAKTKITTTAQEYTGYALQPDVQVVNPLNDNAVLVLNEDYYLVYENNVDAGVATVRVEANDTDGHNFKGTVETTFKINPIAITASSITVDEIPSQDYSGAGVTPDVAISYTDPQGVVNALHEGTDYELSYANNTKAGTARVIIAGKGNFTGTTAKPFTINPCNIEDNVNITIDPIGNQAYTGSNITPNVTVRDRDYQMKSGVDYTVTYTNNKELGIATATVVGKGNYKGSLSTTFQIASDISKAVIGNGVAKEYTYTGIEICPVPSNVHIGTTNLVAGTDYTVSYEENINAGTGKVILSGMGTYGGTLEQEFTIKQKDISDSDVKMTGYTDKATYTETEVTLPIGFTYGTMTLEQDTDFAISYTDNFALGTAYFEVVGLGNYTGTITKRFEIVKKSVDDSDITVTDMSSTYTYEGEEIAPVPTLNNGDEKMTPDIDYTVAYENNNGVGVATMTITGIGRYQGTREVKYNILRKSVVNCKTSSVGTQIYTGSDIEPTVTVKDGEKDLVKGTDYTIMYANNRKSGSGSVIIAGKGNYTVTKTVRFDIRPGGTSSFMVNATTNDSIGLAWGAQGVVTGYEIYRADASGNYTRIARTRGTSYTDKGLNAGTAYTYKVRAYLVTDDETYYSNFSDGVTGTTNN
- the srtB gene encoding class B sortase, with amino-acid sequence MTEKYTIGEFEFDTYKEYKKGLADVQMIYYITHNVDIYNPQTALRLYNMIKEEKIELHSVIGECFYNDLVDIVMNHTGSLLKWKTEMPVPEKEKETTNINVDKPKKILGIICLVAACICFIFYFWTEYTNHEGERIADDLRQMKQEGSAGLVSNDGYVAPQQDSTQSTETDGTAETQPLTILPEYQAIYNENPDFVGWLTIDGTNIDYPVMQTVSDPTFYLRRNFNKEEDNNGTLFVDYRDSITQRSTNLIIYGHNMKSKMMFGQLKSYQDASFFQEHKNIKFDTIYEKGTYQVFAVCLAEVEYQDENAFRYYNFTQADSQEEFDNFIQNIRQLAVQYEDGVASYGDELLTLSTCNNYTEDGRLFVVAKKCMDAE